A portion of the Krasilnikovia cinnamomea genome contains these proteins:
- a CDS encoding HypC/HybG/HupF family hydrogenase formation chaperone, with protein sequence MCLGIPGRVTEVTDRDGLLMGVVDFDGIRKDVCLTYVPDVRPGEYVIVHVGFAITKVDRREAERTLDVLRAMGDAVRDELGEPLPAKDRTA encoded by the coding sequence GTGTGCCTCGGCATCCCCGGCCGGGTCACCGAGGTGACCGACCGGGACGGGCTGCTCATGGGTGTCGTCGACTTCGACGGCATCCGCAAGGACGTGTGCCTGACCTACGTCCCCGACGTCCGCCCCGGCGAATACGTCATCGTCCACGTCGGCTTCGCGATCACGAAGGTGGACCGTCGGGAAGCCGAACGCACCCTCGACGTGCTGCGGGCGATGGGCGACGCGGTACGTGACGAACTGGGCGAACCCCTGCCCGCGAAGGATCGCACAGCATGA
- the ppdK gene encoding pyruvate, phosphate dikinase, giving the protein MSRYVYDFSEGNKDLADLLGGKGANLAEMTRMGLPVPPGFTITTTACREYLATGAVPQHLFTEVEEHLRLVQDRMGKRLGDPRDPLLLSVRSGGRYSMPGMMETILDIGLTDASVLGLAAKSGDPRFAWDSYRRLIQMFGKTVFGVPGEAFAAELAAACARAGAATDAELGVGQLQDLVGAYQKIFYAHAGRDFPQAPHEQLYLAITAVFKSWNAERAVLYRRRERIPQDLGTAVNVMAMVFGNLGARSGTGVAFTRDPATGRRGAYGDYLPSAQGEDVVAGIRNTVGLSELERIDPHSYRQLLAIMERLEQRYRDLCDIEFTVEDGTLWMLQTRVGKRTPAAAFVIAAQLVDEGTITLGEALQRVTGEQLAQLMFPSFDDAAAPAPLTTGVPASPGAAVGAVVFDSAAAAAATGPVILVRRETNPDDLPGMVAAEGILTSRGGKTSHAAVVARGMGKTCVCGAEDVEIGPDAFTVGGRTVHAGEVISVDGTTGRVYAGEVPVRPSAVVRYFEGEATALGDPLLSAVQRLMVHADHVARLAVHANADTAADAARARRFGATGVGLCRTEHMFLGERRELVERLILADDDTEREQALAALLPLQRADFEELFAAMDGLPVTVRLIDPPLHEFLPPLEELAARVARAEALGEDPGHDATLLAAVRRMHEANPMLGLRGVRLGLVVPGLFAMQVRAVAQAAAARVAAGGDPRPEIMVPLVGTVQELETVRAEAEAVLSGIEGAPPIRIGTMIEVPRAALTAAQIATAADFFSFGTNDLTQMTWGFSRDDVEGAFFSRYLGLGIFAVSPFETIDVSGVGELVRLAVERGRKTRPDLTVGVCGEHGGDPASVRFFHATGLDYVSCSPFRVPIARLEAGRAAIGGSAASDSR; this is encoded by the coding sequence ATGTCGCGCTACGTGTACGACTTCAGCGAAGGCAACAAGGATCTCGCGGACCTGCTGGGCGGCAAGGGCGCAAACCTGGCCGAGATGACCCGGATGGGCCTCCCCGTGCCGCCGGGCTTCACCATCACCACCACGGCGTGCCGCGAGTACCTGGCGACCGGCGCGGTGCCCCAGCACCTGTTCACCGAGGTCGAGGAGCACTTGCGGCTCGTGCAGGACCGCATGGGCAAGCGGCTCGGAGATCCGCGCGACCCGCTGCTGCTGTCGGTGCGCTCGGGCGGCAGATACTCCATGCCCGGCATGATGGAGACGATCCTGGACATCGGTCTCACCGACGCCAGCGTGCTCGGCCTCGCCGCGAAGAGTGGTGACCCACGCTTCGCCTGGGACTCCTATCGGCGCCTGATCCAGATGTTCGGCAAGACCGTCTTCGGGGTACCGGGCGAGGCATTCGCGGCAGAGCTCGCCGCCGCATGCGCCCGCGCCGGAGCCGCGACAGATGCGGAACTCGGCGTGGGGCAGCTGCAGGATCTGGTCGGCGCCTACCAGAAGATCTTCTATGCGCACGCCGGCCGTGACTTCCCGCAGGCGCCACACGAGCAGCTCTACCTCGCGATCACCGCGGTCTTCAAGTCCTGGAACGCCGAACGCGCCGTGCTCTACCGCCGCCGCGAACGCATCCCCCAGGACCTGGGCACGGCGGTGAACGTGATGGCCATGGTCTTCGGCAACCTCGGCGCGCGCTCCGGCACCGGGGTCGCGTTCACCCGTGACCCCGCGACCGGCCGCCGGGGCGCCTACGGCGACTACCTGCCCAGCGCCCAGGGCGAGGACGTGGTCGCCGGTATCCGCAACACCGTTGGCCTGAGCGAACTCGAACGGATCGACCCGCACAGCTACCGGCAGCTGCTGGCCATCATGGAACGGCTGGAGCAGCGCTACCGCGACCTGTGCGACATCGAGTTCACGGTCGAGGACGGCACGCTGTGGATGTTGCAGACCCGGGTCGGCAAGCGCACCCCGGCCGCCGCGTTCGTGATCGCCGCGCAACTCGTCGACGAGGGCACGATCACTCTCGGCGAGGCGTTGCAGCGGGTCACCGGTGAGCAGCTCGCCCAGCTGATGTTTCCCAGCTTCGACGACGCGGCCGCTCCGGCGCCGCTCACCACCGGCGTGCCCGCGTCGCCGGGCGCGGCGGTCGGCGCCGTCGTGTTCGACTCCGCCGCGGCGGCCGCCGCGACCGGACCGGTCATCCTGGTACGCCGCGAGACCAATCCCGATGACCTGCCCGGCATGGTCGCGGCCGAGGGCATCCTGACCTCCCGTGGCGGAAAGACCAGTCACGCCGCCGTGGTCGCCCGCGGCATGGGAAAAACGTGCGTCTGCGGCGCGGAGGACGTGGAGATCGGGCCGGACGCGTTCACCGTGGGCGGCCGCACGGTCCACGCCGGCGAAGTCATCTCCGTCGACGGCACCACCGGCCGGGTCTACGCCGGAGAGGTACCGGTGCGGCCCTCGGCGGTCGTGCGGTACTTCGAGGGCGAGGCGACCGCGCTGGGCGACCCGTTGCTGTCAGCGGTCCAGCGGCTGATGGTCCACGCCGACCACGTCGCCCGGCTCGCGGTGCACGCCAACGCCGACACCGCGGCCGACGCCGCGCGGGCGCGGCGCTTCGGCGCCACCGGCGTCGGGCTGTGCCGCACCGAGCACATGTTCCTCGGCGAGCGCCGGGAACTCGTGGAACGGCTGATCCTCGCCGACGACGACACCGAACGGGAGCAGGCGCTGGCCGCGCTGCTGCCGCTGCAGCGCGCCGACTTCGAGGAACTGTTCGCGGCGATGGACGGCCTGCCGGTGACCGTACGCCTGATCGACCCGCCGCTGCACGAGTTCCTTCCCCCGCTGGAGGAGCTGGCCGCCCGGGTAGCGCGCGCCGAAGCCCTGGGCGAGGATCCGGGACACGACGCGACGCTGCTCGCGGCGGTGCGGCGGATGCACGAGGCCAACCCGATGCTCGGCCTGCGCGGCGTACGCCTCGGGCTGGTCGTGCCCGGCCTGTTCGCGATGCAGGTCCGCGCGGTCGCGCAGGCCGCGGCGGCGCGGGTCGCCGCCGGCGGCGACCCGCGCCCCGAGATCATGGTCCCGCTGGTCGGCACGGTGCAGGAACTGGAGACGGTACGCGCTGAAGCCGAGGCTGTGCTGTCCGGCATCGAGGGCGCACCGCCGATCCGGATCGGCACGATGATCGAGGTGCCGCGGGCCGCGCTGACCGCCGCGCAGATCGCGACCGCCGCCGACTTCTTCTCCTTCGGGACCAACGACCTGACCCAGATGACCTGGGGCTTCTCCCGCGATGACGTGGAGGGGGCCTTCTTCAGCCGCTATCTCGGCCTGGGCATCTTCGCGGTGTCGCCGTTCGAGACGATCGACGTGTCCGGGGTGGGTGAGCTGGTCCGCCTCGCCGTCGAACGGGGCCGGAAAACCCGGCCGGACCTGACCGTCGGCGTCTGCGGCGAGCACGGCGGAGACCCCGCCTCGGTGCGGTTCTTCCACGCCACCGGGCTGGACTACGTGTCCTGCTCGCCCTTCCGTGTACCCATCGCCCGCCTCGAGGCGGGACGCGCCGCCATCGGCGGGTCCGCCGCCTCGGACAGTAGGTGA
- the hypF gene encoding carbamoyltransferase HypF, whose amino-acid sequence MTPREAPAREVWSIRVRGTVQGVGFRPFVHRLASGLGLDGTVRNVDGDVVVEVAGPADTLAALVRALREQPPQHAVVAHVTVTRGGDAGALGAGFTVALSTSAATTRPGFAGLPVDLATCDDCIRELFDPADRRYRYPFVNCTACGPRATIVDALPYDRARTAMAGFALCAACAAEYADPTDRRFHAEPVACPACGPRLSWRPAGEASDPGATSEEALAAAVATIAAGGTVAVKGLGGYQLVCDATDTAAVHRLRTRKRRLRKPFAVMVVDTAAAGVLARISPAELRLLTGPARPIVLLATHPGAPTALASGVHPGTDRVGLFLPGTPLHHLLLRALARPLVVTSGNLSDEPIAIDDTDATARLAPVADGFLLHDRPIRARYDDSVVRVIGGRRFTVRRARGYAPDPLPLPVATDRSILAVGAQLKHTFTLARADRALVGPHGGSLDDADALAAFHATLGQLTRLHRFTPDVLAHDLHPGYLSTRYAAGQPPGLRRVPVQHHHAHVVSCAAENGVRGPFLGVAYDGLGLGADGTLWGGELLLASYTGFRRLGRFGTAPLPGGEAAVRRPARMALGYLLGGEFAVPAGPAAGFLGRMPSAERDTIARMVARGVNSPHTSSAGRLFDAMSSLLGICDDADYEGEAAVLLEAAAAASGGTEPLPWRLTEVDGLWVYDWSGTLTAALERARAGTPPSELAAGFHATIVAVTVALCVRAAEQTGVTAVCLSGGCMQNRILASRLLTELGTAGLTGHLNHDVPANDGGISYGQAVVAAATCDEGG is encoded by the coding sequence GTGACGCCACGGGAAGCACCGGCCCGGGAAGTCTGGTCGATCCGGGTCCGGGGCACGGTGCAGGGCGTCGGGTTCCGGCCCTTCGTGCACCGGCTGGCGAGCGGGCTCGGGCTCGACGGGACCGTCCGCAACGTCGACGGGGACGTGGTGGTCGAGGTCGCGGGACCGGCCGACACCCTCGCGGCCCTGGTTCGTGCCCTGCGGGAGCAGCCGCCACAGCACGCGGTCGTGGCGCACGTGACCGTCACGCGCGGCGGAGACGCAGGCGCCCTCGGGGCCGGGTTCACCGTGGCCCTCAGCACGAGCGCAGCCACCACACGGCCGGGCTTCGCGGGCCTTCCCGTCGACCTTGCCACCTGCGACGACTGCATACGCGAGCTGTTCGACCCGGCCGACCGGCGCTACCGGTACCCGTTCGTGAACTGCACCGCCTGCGGCCCCCGCGCGACCATCGTCGACGCGCTGCCGTACGACCGGGCCCGCACGGCGATGGCCGGGTTCGCGCTGTGCGCGGCGTGCGCCGCCGAATACGCCGACCCGACCGACCGCAGGTTCCACGCCGAGCCGGTCGCCTGCCCCGCCTGCGGGCCCCGCCTGTCCTGGCGACCGGCCGGGGAAGCGAGCGACCCGGGCGCGACCAGCGAGGAGGCGCTGGCCGCCGCGGTAGCCACGATCGCCGCCGGGGGAACCGTCGCCGTCAAAGGGCTGGGCGGATACCAACTGGTCTGCGACGCGACCGACACCGCCGCGGTGCACCGGTTGCGCACGCGCAAACGGAGGCTCCGCAAGCCGTTCGCCGTCATGGTCGTCGACACCGCCGCCGCCGGGGTTCTCGCGCGCATCTCCCCTGCCGAGCTGCGGTTGCTCACCGGCCCGGCCCGCCCGATCGTGCTCCTGGCGACCCATCCGGGCGCCCCGACGGCGCTGGCGTCCGGCGTGCACCCCGGCACCGACCGGGTCGGACTCTTCCTGCCCGGCACCCCGCTGCACCACCTGCTGCTGCGGGCACTGGCCCGGCCGCTCGTGGTGACCAGCGGCAATCTCTCCGACGAACCGATCGCCATCGACGACACCGACGCGACGGCCCGCCTCGCGCCGGTGGCGGACGGGTTCCTGCTCCACGATCGGCCGATCCGCGCGCGCTACGACGACTCCGTGGTCCGCGTCATCGGCGGGCGGCGCTTCACGGTGCGCCGCGCCCGCGGCTACGCACCGGACCCGCTACCGCTGCCCGTCGCGACCGACAGGTCAATTCTGGCGGTCGGTGCCCAGCTCAAGCACACGTTTACGCTGGCCCGCGCCGACCGGGCGCTGGTCGGCCCGCACGGCGGCAGCCTCGACGACGCCGACGCCCTGGCCGCGTTCCACGCCACCCTCGGGCAACTGACCCGGCTGCACCGGTTCACGCCCGACGTGCTCGCCCACGACCTGCACCCGGGATACCTGTCCACCCGGTACGCGGCCGGACAGCCGCCCGGCCTGCGCCGGGTGCCGGTCCAGCACCATCACGCGCACGTGGTGTCGTGTGCCGCCGAGAACGGCGTGCGCGGCCCGTTCCTGGGCGTCGCCTATGACGGGCTCGGTCTCGGCGCGGACGGCACGCTGTGGGGCGGTGAACTGTTGCTGGCCTCGTACACCGGGTTCCGCCGGTTGGGCCGTTTCGGCACCGCCCCGCTGCCGGGCGGGGAGGCGGCCGTGCGCCGCCCGGCCCGCATGGCGCTGGGTTACCTGCTCGGCGGCGAGTTCGCCGTGCCCGCCGGGCCGGCGGCCGGTTTCCTCGGCCGGATGCCGTCCGCCGAACGTGACACCATCGCGCGGATGGTGGCGCGCGGGGTCAACAGCCCGCACACCTCCAGCGCGGGCCGGCTGTTCGACGCGATGTCCAGCCTGCTCGGCATCTGCGACGACGCGGACTACGAAGGCGAGGCGGCGGTGTTGCTGGAGGCTGCCGCAGCAGCATCCGGCGGCACCGAACCGCTGCCGTGGCGGCTGACCGAGGTGGACGGCCTGTGGGTTTACGACTGGAGCGGCACGCTCACCGCTGCGCTGGAACGCGCCCGCGCCGGGACGCCCCCGAGCGAGCTGGCGGCCGGGTTCCACGCCACGATCGTCGCGGTGACCGTCGCGCTGTGCGTCCGCGCCGCCGAACAGACCGGGGTGACGGCGGTGTGCCTGTCCGGCGGGTGCATGCAGAACCGCATCCTGGCCTCCCGGCTGCTGACCGAGCTGGGCACGGCCGGGCTGACCGGCCACCTCAACCATGACGTGCCCGCCAACGACGGCGGGATCAGTTACGGCCAGGCCGTGGTGGCGGCCGCAACCTGCGACGAGGGAGGCTGA
- a CDS encoding hydrogenase maturation protease, which yields MDGQRCVVIGVGNQYRRDDGFGPAVVARLEVLRQSDPALAAVELRACDGEPTRLLDLWTGTDLAVVVDAVRDGNDHGGHRYELVLDEVAELADARSASSHGVSLGSTVELGRALGRLPRRLVVLAVGAIEFGFGAGLSPEVAAEVDPVVARVRELVG from the coding sequence GTGGACGGACAGCGCTGCGTGGTGATCGGGGTCGGCAACCAGTACCGCCGCGACGACGGATTCGGCCCGGCCGTGGTGGCCCGGTTGGAGGTCCTGCGGCAGTCCGACCCGGCACTGGCCGCGGTGGAGCTGCGGGCGTGTGACGGGGAACCGACGCGGCTGCTGGACCTGTGGACCGGCACCGACCTCGCCGTGGTCGTCGACGCGGTCCGCGACGGCAACGACCATGGCGGCCACCGGTACGAACTGGTCCTCGACGAGGTCGCCGAGCTCGCCGACGCCCGCTCCGCGAGTTCCCACGGGGTCAGCCTGGGCAGCACGGTCGAACTCGGCCGGGCCCTCGGGCGGCTACCGCGGCGTCTGGTGGTGCTGGCCGTGGGGGCGATCGAGTTCGGCTTCGGCGCCGGGCTCAGCCCGGAGGTGGCCGCGGAGGTGGACCCCGTCGTCGCCCGGGTCCGCGAGCTGGTGGGCTGA
- a CDS encoding oxidoreductase — protein MDDDGLPTLAVWKFASCDGCQLTLLDCEDELLAVAGRVRIAHFLEASRAVLPGPYDVSLVEGSITTPEDAERIQRVRQMSRTLVTIGACATAGGVQALRNFADVDEFTSVVYAQPRYVSTLATSTPIAAHVDVDYELHGCPIDRRQLLEVITALLVGRKPNIPAHSVCFECKQRHAVCVVVAHGTPCLGPVTHAGCGALCPAHQRGCYGCFGPMESPNAAAEAGLLRATGMSEADIVRAYRTFNAAAPAFVELSRVTVGPPPAAGPGEVETERR, from the coding sequence ATGGACGACGACGGACTGCCGACCCTGGCGGTGTGGAAGTTCGCCTCGTGCGACGGCTGCCAGCTGACCCTGCTCGACTGCGAGGACGAGCTGCTGGCCGTGGCGGGGCGGGTGCGCATCGCGCATTTCCTGGAGGCGAGCCGCGCGGTGCTGCCCGGCCCCTACGACGTGTCCCTGGTCGAGGGATCGATCACCACGCCGGAGGACGCGGAACGCATCCAGCGGGTCCGGCAGATGTCCCGGACGCTGGTGACCATCGGCGCGTGCGCCACCGCCGGCGGGGTGCAGGCGTTGCGCAACTTCGCCGACGTCGACGAGTTCACCTCGGTGGTCTACGCCCAGCCGCGGTACGTGTCCACGCTGGCCACCTCCACCCCGATCGCCGCACACGTCGACGTCGACTACGAGCTGCACGGCTGCCCCATCGACCGCCGCCAGCTGCTGGAGGTCATCACCGCGCTGCTGGTAGGCCGCAAGCCAAACATCCCTGCGCACAGCGTGTGCTTCGAATGCAAGCAGCGCCATGCCGTGTGTGTGGTGGTGGCGCACGGGACGCCGTGTCTCGGCCCGGTCACCCATGCGGGTTGCGGGGCGTTGTGTCCGGCCCACCAGCGTGGCTGCTACGGCTGTTTCGGACCGATGGAGTCCCCCAACGCCGCCGCCGAGGCCGGGCTGCTGCGGGCGACCGGCATGTCGGAGGCCGACATCGTCCGGGCCTACCGCACCTTCAACGCGGCCGCCCCAGCATTTGTCGAGTTGTCCCGGGTCACCGTCGGCCCTCCCCCGGCGGCGGGTCCCGGAGAGGTGGAAACGGAGCGTCGATGA
- the hypD gene encoding hydrogenase formation protein HypD → MKYLDEYRDPRLARVLLDELHRTTTRPWSLMEVCGGQTHTIVRQGIDEVLPPGIRMIHGPGCPVCVTPLETLDRAMAIAARPEVTFTSFGDMLRVPGSHTDLLALKARGADVRVVYSPMDAVALAQQQPDREVVFLAVGFETTAPANATAVLHAATLGLTNFTMLVSHVLVPPAMTAILDAAECEVQGFLAAGHVCTVMGWTEYEPLAARYRVPIVVTGFEPLDLLEGILMAVRQLEQGRFEVENQYARAVQRTGNGPAQEAVRRVFRISDRAWRGIGTIGASGLELADAYAAFDATRRFDVGRLTAAEDPRCIAGRILTGLSVPTDCPAYGTTCTPRSPLGAPMVSSEGTCAAFHRAGRRRPAGAAVSGGAR, encoded by the coding sequence ATGAAATACCTCGACGAGTACCGAGACCCCCGGCTCGCCCGGGTGCTCCTGGACGAACTGCACCGCACCACGACCCGGCCCTGGAGCCTCATGGAGGTCTGCGGCGGCCAGACCCACACCATCGTGCGGCAGGGCATCGACGAGGTGCTGCCCCCCGGCATCCGCATGATCCACGGGCCTGGCTGCCCGGTCTGCGTGACCCCGCTGGAGACCCTGGACCGGGCGATGGCCATCGCGGCGCGGCCCGAGGTCACCTTCACCAGCTTCGGCGACATGCTACGGGTGCCCGGCTCGCACACCGACCTGCTGGCCCTCAAGGCGCGCGGCGCCGACGTACGGGTCGTGTACTCCCCCATGGACGCGGTCGCCCTCGCCCAGCAGCAGCCCGATCGCGAGGTGGTGTTCCTCGCCGTGGGGTTCGAGACCACCGCGCCGGCCAACGCGACGGCGGTGCTGCATGCCGCGACACTCGGACTGACCAACTTCACCATGCTGGTCAGCCACGTGCTCGTGCCACCGGCCATGACCGCCATCCTGGACGCGGCCGAGTGCGAGGTGCAGGGCTTCCTCGCCGCCGGGCACGTCTGCACGGTCATGGGCTGGACGGAGTACGAACCGCTGGCCGCCCGGTACCGGGTGCCGATCGTCGTGACCGGCTTCGAACCACTGGACCTGCTGGAGGGCATCCTGATGGCGGTACGCCAGCTCGAACAAGGCCGCTTCGAGGTGGAGAACCAGTACGCCCGCGCGGTTCAGCGAACCGGCAACGGCCCCGCCCAGGAGGCGGTGCGGCGGGTGTTCCGGATCAGTGACCGGGCCTGGCGCGGCATCGGAACGATCGGCGCGAGCGGCCTGGAACTGGCCGACGCGTACGCCGCGTTCGACGCCACCCGCCGCTTCGACGTGGGGCGGCTGACCGCGGCGGAGGACCCGCGCTGCATCGCCGGGCGGATCCTCACCGGGCTGAGCGTGCCGACCGACTGCCCGGCGTACGGGACCACCTGCACTCCCCGGTCCCCGCTGGGTGCGCCGATGGTGTCCAGTGAGGGCACCTGCGCGGCGTTCCACCGCGCGGGCCGTCGCCGCCCCGCCGGGGCTGCCGTCTCCGGAGGTGCCCGGTGA
- a CDS encoding Ni/Fe hydrogenase subunit alpha has product MTHRSDRTLDVRALARVEGEGAMHVRVRGGAVEDVRLEIYEPPRFFEAFLRGRRYTEPPDITARICGICPVAYQMSACAAIEDACGVRVDGPIADLRRLLYCGEWIESHTLHIYLLHAPDFLGYPSALELAKDRRDLVERGLALKKAGNAIVELLGGRAIHPINVRVGGFYRAPAPSELAALARTLRVALDQALDTVQWAAGFEFPDFHHDHEMLALTTDGRYAIEGGTVATTGGLTFGPGDFEQHVIEEQVPHSTALHARLADRGRYLVGPAARYTLNRRWLSPLAREAADAAGLGEQCRNPYRSILVRAVEVVYAVEEALRLIDAYEPPARPAVDVPPRAGVGFGATEAPRGILFHRYGLDAEGLITTARIVPPTSQNQASIEDDLRRFVAARLDFDDERLTAECEQAIRNYDPCISCSTHFLDLTIDRG; this is encoded by the coding sequence ATGACTCACCGGTCGGATCGGACCCTCGACGTACGGGCGCTGGCCCGGGTCGAGGGTGAGGGCGCCATGCACGTACGGGTCCGCGGGGGCGCCGTCGAGGACGTCCGGTTGGAGATCTACGAGCCGCCGCGGTTCTTCGAGGCGTTCCTGCGGGGGCGCCGGTACACCGAGCCGCCGGACATCACCGCCCGGATCTGCGGGATCTGCCCGGTGGCGTACCAGATGAGCGCGTGCGCGGCGATCGAGGACGCGTGCGGGGTGCGGGTGGACGGGCCGATCGCGGACCTGCGGCGGTTGCTCTACTGCGGGGAGTGGATCGAGAGCCATACCCTGCACATCTACCTGCTGCACGCGCCGGATTTCCTGGGCTACCCGAGCGCGCTGGAGCTGGCGAAGGACCGCCGGGACCTGGTCGAGCGCGGTCTGGCGTTGAAGAAGGCCGGCAACGCGATCGTCGAGCTGCTGGGCGGCCGGGCCATCCACCCGATCAACGTACGGGTCGGCGGCTTCTACCGCGCCCCCGCCCCCAGCGAGCTGGCCGCGCTGGCCCGGACGCTGCGGGTGGCGCTCGATCAGGCCCTGGACACCGTGCAATGGGCGGCCGGGTTCGAGTTCCCGGACTTCCACCACGACCACGAGATGCTGGCGTTGACCACCGACGGCCGGTACGCCATCGAGGGTGGCACGGTGGCCACCACGGGCGGCCTGACCTTCGGGCCAGGCGACTTCGAGCAGCACGTCATTGAGGAGCAGGTGCCGCACTCCACCGCGCTGCACGCCCGGCTGGCCGACCGCGGCCGGTATCTGGTCGGCCCGGCCGCCCGGTACACGCTCAACCGGCGGTGGCTGTCGCCGCTGGCCCGCGAGGCCGCCGACGCGGCCGGGCTGGGCGAACAGTGCCGCAACCCGTACCGCAGCATCCTGGTCCGTGCCGTCGAGGTGGTGTACGCGGTCGAGGAGGCGTTGCGGCTGATCGACGCGTACGAGCCGCCGGCCCGGCCCGCCGTGGACGTGCCGCCCCGGGCCGGGGTCGGTTTCGGCGCGACGGAGGCACCGCGCGGGATCCTGTTCCACCGCTACGGTCTGGACGCCGAGGGGCTGATCACGACGGCCCGGATCGTGCCGCCCACCTCGCAGAACCAGGCCAGCATCGAGGACGACCTGCGCCGCTTCGTCGCGGCCCGGCTGGACTTCGACGACGAGCGGCTGACCGCGGAGTGTGAGCAGGCGATCCGCAACTACGACCCGTGCATCTCCTGCTCCACCCACTTCCTCGACCTGACGATCGACCGGGGCTGA
- the hypE gene encoding hydrogenase expression/formation protein HypE, with the protein MTAVDPLAASCPLPLAETERVLLGHGSGGQLSAELIGDVLVPALGSAAPAGALEDAAVVPIDGVDVVLSTDAYVVSPLFFPGGDIGALAVHGTVNDLAMRAALPVALAVAYVVEEGFPLADLRRVAASVGAAARAAGVPVVTGDTKVVGRGAADGLYVVTTGVGQRLAGAAPSATGAAPGDAVLLSGPIGSHGTTILSVREGLGFDADICSDTQPLHRLVAAMVDAGGDAVHALRDPTRGGIASALNEIAVTSGVGIEIDEQALPVPAPVQAACEILGLDPAHVANEGCLVAFVAAHRADAVLAAMRSRPEGRAAVNIGTVRDTEPGRVVVRTSVGSRRILDMLVGEQLPRIC; encoded by the coding sequence GTGACCGCGGTGGATCCGCTCGCGGCCAGTTGCCCGCTACCGCTGGCCGAGACGGAACGGGTCCTGCTCGGCCACGGCTCCGGCGGGCAGCTGTCGGCCGAGCTGATCGGCGACGTGCTGGTGCCCGCGCTCGGGTCGGCCGCGCCGGCCGGGGCGCTGGAGGATGCCGCGGTGGTCCCGATCGACGGGGTCGACGTCGTGCTCAGCACCGATGCGTACGTGGTCAGCCCGCTGTTCTTCCCCGGCGGCGACATCGGCGCCCTCGCCGTACACGGCACCGTGAACGACCTGGCCATGCGCGCCGCGCTGCCGGTGGCCCTCGCCGTGGCCTACGTCGTGGAGGAAGGCTTCCCCCTGGCCGACCTGCGCCGGGTCGCCGCGTCCGTCGGCGCGGCCGCCCGAGCGGCCGGGGTCCCGGTGGTCACCGGCGACACCAAAGTGGTCGGCCGCGGCGCCGCCGACGGCCTCTACGTCGTCACCACTGGCGTGGGACAGCGCCTCGCCGGTGCCGCGCCGTCGGCGACCGGCGCCGCACCCGGCGACGCCGTGCTGCTGTCCGGACCGATCGGCAGCCACGGCACCACCATCCTCAGCGTGCGGGAAGGGCTGGGCTTCGACGCCGACATCTGCTCGGACACCCAGCCCCTGCACCGGCTCGTCGCGGCCATGGTCGACGCCGGTGGCGACGCCGTCCACGCGCTGCGCGACCCCACCCGCGGCGGCATCGCCTCGGCGCTCAACGAGATCGCGGTCACGTCCGGCGTCGGCATCGAGATCGACGAGCAGGCGCTGCCGGTACCCGCCCCGGTGCAGGCGGCCTGCGAGATCCTCGGCCTCGACCCGGCTCACGTGGCCAACGAGGGCTGCCTCGTCGCGTTCGTCGCGGCGCACCGGGCCGACGCGGTCCTGGCCGCGATGCGCTCCCGGCCGGAGGGCCGGGCCGCGGTCAACATCGGCACCGTACGCGACACCGAACCCGGCCGGGTGGTCGTGCGGACTTCCGTCGGATCCCGCCGCATCCTCGACATGCTCGTCGGCGAACAACTGCCCCGCATCTGCTGA